Proteins encoded by one window of Elaeis guineensis isolate ETL-2024a chromosome 12, EG11, whole genome shotgun sequence:
- the LOC105055213 gene encoding ubiquitin domain-containing protein DSK2a isoform X6 yields MSADGDSLDAGGSALAAAAGGEGGATVHIRCSNGSKFSIQAVLDSTVGSFKAVLAEKCDVPAEQQRLIYKGRILKDDQTLASYGVDSDHTIHLVRGFASSTASGDPASRTPNSKSGVARGVGSNEGRGFGTAFGGSLFPGLGVNGLGGSWGSSLFGFGSPESDQVQQQLTQNPTMMREIMNMPAIQNVINNPELLRNMIMNNPQMRDIIDRNPDVAHVINDPSTLRQTMEAVRNPEIMREMMRNTDRAMSNIESSPEGFNMLRRMYETVQEPFLNAATMAGGTGTDLGSNPFAALLGNQGATQARDSSPNPLPTASETTTGSAAPNTNPLPNPWSNALISTGGAQTTNSRSIPANGLGLSELERIAGSMADPSVINQIMQNPAMTHMMQSLLSNPQFMNQILALGPHLRSLVESNTQMREILQNPESLRQLTYPETLQQLLLLQQALLSQLGQQQSSQERNQEGGGAGTPNSTGLDFFMNMFGGLGGAGDLGVPNTSDG; encoded by the exons ATGAGTGCCGACGGCGACTCCCTCGACGCGGGTGGCTCCGCTTTGGCCGCCGCTGCGGGTGGCGAGGGTGGGGCGACCGTCCACATCCGCTGCTCCAACGGGTCCAAGTTCTCCATCCAGGCTGTCCTCGACTCCACCGTGGGATCATTCAAGGCCGTTCTTGCCGAGAAGTGCGACGTGCCGGCGGAGCAGCAGCGGCTGATTTATAAAGGCCGGATCTTGAAGGACGACCAAACCTTAGCGAGCTACG GTGTCGACTCTGATCACACTATTCACTTGGTTCGTGGTTTTGCATCATCAACTGCATCTGGGGATCCAGCTTCAAGAACTCCAAACAGCAAGTCAGGTGTTGCAAGGGGTGTTGGTTCCAATGAGGGTAGGGGTTTTGGAACTGCTTTTGGAGGTTCACTATTTCCTGGTCTTGGTGTTAATGGGCTGGGTGGCAGTTGGGGATCCAGTTTGTTTGGATTTGGATCCCCAGAGTCTGATCAGGTGCAACAACAGCTGACTCAGAATCCTACCATGATGAGGGAAATAATGAACATGCCCGCTATTCAGAATGTAATCAATAACCCTGAGTTACTGCGAAACATGATCATGAACAATCCCCAAATGCGTGATATCATAGACAGGAATCCTGATGTTGCGCATGTAATTAATGACCCCAGCACTCTACGACAGACTATGGAAGCTGTTAGAAATCCTGAAATTATGAGAGAGATGATGCGGAACACTGACAGGGCTATGAGCAACATTGAATCTTCTCCAGAAGGATTTAACATGCTTAGGCGGATGTATGAAACTGTTCAGGAGCCATTTCTCAATGCGGCAACAATGGCAGGGGGTACAGGAACTGACTTGGGTTCTAACCCATTTGCAGCCCTGCTTGGAAATCAAGGTGCTACACAGGCTAGGGATTCATCTCCAAACCCTTTGCCTACTGCTTCAGAAACAACAACTGGGTCTGCTGCACCAAATACTAACCCACTTCCAAATCCTTGGAGCAATGCTC TTATTTCAACAGGAGGTGCACAAACAACCAACTCAAGATCAATTCCTGCCAATGGACTTGGTTTATCAGAGTTGGAAAGGATTGCTGGTAGCATGGCAGATCCATCCGtcataaatcagattatgcaaAACCCAGCCATGACACACATGATGCAGAGCCTCCTCTCCAACCCTCAGTTCATGAATCAG ATCTTAGCGCTTGGTCCCCACCTCCGTAGCTTGGTTGAATCAAATACCCAAATGAGAGAAATCTTGCAAAATCCAGAATCTCTTCGCCAGCTTACTTATCCTGAGACACTGCAG CAACTTCTATTATTACAGCAAGCACTTTTGTCCCAGCTTGGTCAGCAACAGTCAAGCCA GGAACGTAACCAGGAAGGTGGTGGCGCAG GCACGCCAAACAGCACTGGGCTGGATTTTTTTATGAACATGTTTGGTGGACTTGGAGGGGCTGGCGATCTCGGTGTTCCCAATACCTCTGATGGTTAA
- the LOC105055213 gene encoding ubiquitin domain-containing protein DSK2a isoform X3 codes for MSADGDSLDAGGSALAAAAGGEGGATVHIRCSNGSKFSIQAVLDSTVGSFKAVLAEKCDVPAEQQRLIYKGRILKDDQTLASYGVDSDHTIHLVRGFASSTASGDPASRTPNSKSGVARGVGSNEGRGFGTAFGGSLFPGLGVNGLGGSWGSSLFGFGSPESDQVQQQLTQNPTMMREIMNMPAIQNVINNPELLRNMIMNNPQMRDIIDRNPDVAHVINDPSTLRQTMEAVRNPEIMREMMRNTDRAMSNIESSPEGFNMLRRMYETVQEPFLNAATMAGGTGTDLGSNPFAALLGNQGATQARDSSPNPLPTASETTTGSAAPNTNPLPNPWSNALISTGGAQTTNSRSIPANGLGLSELERIAGSMADPSVINQIMQNPAMTHMMQSLLSNPQFMNQILALGPHLRSLVESNTQMREILQNPESLRQLTYPETLQQLLLLQQALLSQLGQQQSSQERNQEGGGAGTPNSTGLDFFMNMFGGLGGAGDLVPPEQLYATQLSQLQEMGFYDTQENIRALSATAGNVHAAVERLLRNLGR; via the exons ATGAGTGCCGACGGCGACTCCCTCGACGCGGGTGGCTCCGCTTTGGCCGCCGCTGCGGGTGGCGAGGGTGGGGCGACCGTCCACATCCGCTGCTCCAACGGGTCCAAGTTCTCCATCCAGGCTGTCCTCGACTCCACCGTGGGATCATTCAAGGCCGTTCTTGCCGAGAAGTGCGACGTGCCGGCGGAGCAGCAGCGGCTGATTTATAAAGGCCGGATCTTGAAGGACGACCAAACCTTAGCGAGCTACG GTGTCGACTCTGATCACACTATTCACTTGGTTCGTGGTTTTGCATCATCAACTGCATCTGGGGATCCAGCTTCAAGAACTCCAAACAGCAAGTCAGGTGTTGCAAGGGGTGTTGGTTCCAATGAGGGTAGGGGTTTTGGAACTGCTTTTGGAGGTTCACTATTTCCTGGTCTTGGTGTTAATGGGCTGGGTGGCAGTTGGGGATCCAGTTTGTTTGGATTTGGATCCCCAGAGTCTGATCAGGTGCAACAACAGCTGACTCAGAATCCTACCATGATGAGGGAAATAATGAACATGCCCGCTATTCAGAATGTAATCAATAACCCTGAGTTACTGCGAAACATGATCATGAACAATCCCCAAATGCGTGATATCATAGACAGGAATCCTGATGTTGCGCATGTAATTAATGACCCCAGCACTCTACGACAGACTATGGAAGCTGTTAGAAATCCTGAAATTATGAGAGAGATGATGCGGAACACTGACAGGGCTATGAGCAACATTGAATCTTCTCCAGAAGGATTTAACATGCTTAGGCGGATGTATGAAACTGTTCAGGAGCCATTTCTCAATGCGGCAACAATGGCAGGGGGTACAGGAACTGACTTGGGTTCTAACCCATTTGCAGCCCTGCTTGGAAATCAAGGTGCTACACAGGCTAGGGATTCATCTCCAAACCCTTTGCCTACTGCTTCAGAAACAACAACTGGGTCTGCTGCACCAAATACTAACCCACTTCCAAATCCTTGGAGCAATGCTC TTATTTCAACAGGAGGTGCACAAACAACCAACTCAAGATCAATTCCTGCCAATGGACTTGGTTTATCAGAGTTGGAAAGGATTGCTGGTAGCATGGCAGATCCATCCGtcataaatcagattatgcaaAACCCAGCCATGACACACATGATGCAGAGCCTCCTCTCCAACCCTCAGTTCATGAATCAG ATCTTAGCGCTTGGTCCCCACCTCCGTAGCTTGGTTGAATCAAATACCCAAATGAGAGAAATCTTGCAAAATCCAGAATCTCTTCGCCAGCTTACTTATCCTGAGACACTGCAG CAACTTCTATTATTACAGCAAGCACTTTTGTCCCAGCTTGGTCAGCAACAGTCAAGCCA GGAACGTAACCAGGAAGGTGGTGGCGCAG GCACGCCAAACAGCACTGGGCTGGATTTTTTTATGAACATGTTTGGTGGACTTGGAGGGGCTGGCGATCTCG TGCCTCCAGAGCAGCTTTATGCAACCCAGTTGTCTCAGCTACAAGAAATGGGCTTCTATGACACCCAGGAGAACATCCGTGCCCTGAGTGCCACTGCTGGGAATGTGCATGCTGCAGTTGAGCGGCTCTTAAGGAATCTTGGTCGATAG
- the LOC105055213 gene encoding ubiquitin domain-containing protein DSK2a isoform X2: protein MSADGDSLDAGGSALAAAAGGEGGATVHIRCSNGSKFSIQAVLDSTVGSFKAVLAEKCDVPAEQQRLIYKGRILKDDQTLASYGVDSDHTIHLVRGFASSTASGDPASRTPNSKSGVARGVGSNEGRGFGTAFGGSLFPGLGVNGLGGSWGSSLFGFGSPESDQVQQQLTQNPTMMREIMNMPAIQNVINNPELLRNMIMNNPQMRDIIDRNPDVAHVINDPSTLRQTMEAVRNPEIMREMMRNTDRAMSNIESSPEGFNMLRRMYETVQEPFLNAATMAGGTGTDLGSNPFAALLGNQGATQARDSSPNPLPTASETTTGSAAPNTNPLPNPWSNARGAQTTNSRSIPANGLGLSELERIAGSMADPSVINQIMQNPAMTHMMQSLLSNPQFMNQILALGPHLRSLVESNTQMREILQNPESLRQLTYPETLQQLLLLQQALLSQLGQQQSSQERNQEGGGAGTPNSTGLDFFMNMFGGLGGAGDLGVPNTSDVPPEQLYATQLSQLQEMGFYDTQENIRALSATAGNVHAAVERLLRNLGR from the exons ATGAGTGCCGACGGCGACTCCCTCGACGCGGGTGGCTCCGCTTTGGCCGCCGCTGCGGGTGGCGAGGGTGGGGCGACCGTCCACATCCGCTGCTCCAACGGGTCCAAGTTCTCCATCCAGGCTGTCCTCGACTCCACCGTGGGATCATTCAAGGCCGTTCTTGCCGAGAAGTGCGACGTGCCGGCGGAGCAGCAGCGGCTGATTTATAAAGGCCGGATCTTGAAGGACGACCAAACCTTAGCGAGCTACG GTGTCGACTCTGATCACACTATTCACTTGGTTCGTGGTTTTGCATCATCAACTGCATCTGGGGATCCAGCTTCAAGAACTCCAAACAGCAAGTCAGGTGTTGCAAGGGGTGTTGGTTCCAATGAGGGTAGGGGTTTTGGAACTGCTTTTGGAGGTTCACTATTTCCTGGTCTTGGTGTTAATGGGCTGGGTGGCAGTTGGGGATCCAGTTTGTTTGGATTTGGATCCCCAGAGTCTGATCAGGTGCAACAACAGCTGACTCAGAATCCTACCATGATGAGGGAAATAATGAACATGCCCGCTATTCAGAATGTAATCAATAACCCTGAGTTACTGCGAAACATGATCATGAACAATCCCCAAATGCGTGATATCATAGACAGGAATCCTGATGTTGCGCATGTAATTAATGACCCCAGCACTCTACGACAGACTATGGAAGCTGTTAGAAATCCTGAAATTATGAGAGAGATGATGCGGAACACTGACAGGGCTATGAGCAACATTGAATCTTCTCCAGAAGGATTTAACATGCTTAGGCGGATGTATGAAACTGTTCAGGAGCCATTTCTCAATGCGGCAACAATGGCAGGGGGTACAGGAACTGACTTGGGTTCTAACCCATTTGCAGCCCTGCTTGGAAATCAAGGTGCTACACAGGCTAGGGATTCATCTCCAAACCCTTTGCCTACTGCTTCAGAAACAACAACTGGGTCTGCTGCACCAAATACTAACCCACTTCCAAATCCTTGGAGCAATGCTC GAGGTGCACAAACAACCAACTCAAGATCAATTCCTGCCAATGGACTTGGTTTATCAGAGTTGGAAAGGATTGCTGGTAGCATGGCAGATCCATCCGtcataaatcagattatgcaaAACCCAGCCATGACACACATGATGCAGAGCCTCCTCTCCAACCCTCAGTTCATGAATCAG ATCTTAGCGCTTGGTCCCCACCTCCGTAGCTTGGTTGAATCAAATACCCAAATGAGAGAAATCTTGCAAAATCCAGAATCTCTTCGCCAGCTTACTTATCCTGAGACACTGCAG CAACTTCTATTATTACAGCAAGCACTTTTGTCCCAGCTTGGTCAGCAACAGTCAAGCCA GGAACGTAACCAGGAAGGTGGTGGCGCAG GCACGCCAAACAGCACTGGGCTGGATTTTTTTATGAACATGTTTGGTGGACTTGGAGGGGCTGGCGATCTCGGTGTTCCCAATACCTCTGATG TGCCTCCAGAGCAGCTTTATGCAACCCAGTTGTCTCAGCTACAAGAAATGGGCTTCTATGACACCCAGGAGAACATCCGTGCCCTGAGTGCCACTGCTGGGAATGTGCATGCTGCAGTTGAGCGGCTCTTAAGGAATCTTGGTCGATAG
- the LOC105055213 gene encoding ubiquitin domain-containing protein DSK2a isoform X5: MSADGDSLDAGGSALAAAAGGEGGATVHIRCSNGSKFSIQAVLDSTVGSFKAVLAEKCDVPAEQQRLIYKGRILKDDQTLASYGVDSDHTIHLVRGFASSTASGDPASRTPNSKSGVARGVGSNEGRGFGTAFGGSLFPGLGVNGLGGSWGSSLFGFGSPESDQVQQQLTQNPTMMREIMNMPAIQNVINNPELLRNMIMNNPQMRDIIDRNPDVAHVINDPSTLRQTMEAVRNPEIMREMMRNTDRAMSNIESSPEGFNMLRRMYETVQEPFLNAATMAGGTGTDLGSNPFAARDSSPNPLPTASETTTGSAAPNTNPLPNPWSNARGAQTTNSRSIPANGLGLSELERIAGSMADPSVINQIMQNPAMTHMMQSLLSNPQFMNQILALGPHLRSLVESNTQMREILQNPESLRQLTYPETLQQLLLLQQALLSQLGQQQSSQERNQEGGGAGTPNSTGLDFFMNMFGGLGGAGDLGVPNTSDVPPEQLYATQLSQLQEMGFYDTQENIRALSATAGNVHAAVERLLRNLGR; this comes from the exons ATGAGTGCCGACGGCGACTCCCTCGACGCGGGTGGCTCCGCTTTGGCCGCCGCTGCGGGTGGCGAGGGTGGGGCGACCGTCCACATCCGCTGCTCCAACGGGTCCAAGTTCTCCATCCAGGCTGTCCTCGACTCCACCGTGGGATCATTCAAGGCCGTTCTTGCCGAGAAGTGCGACGTGCCGGCGGAGCAGCAGCGGCTGATTTATAAAGGCCGGATCTTGAAGGACGACCAAACCTTAGCGAGCTACG GTGTCGACTCTGATCACACTATTCACTTGGTTCGTGGTTTTGCATCATCAACTGCATCTGGGGATCCAGCTTCAAGAACTCCAAACAGCAAGTCAGGTGTTGCAAGGGGTGTTGGTTCCAATGAGGGTAGGGGTTTTGGAACTGCTTTTGGAGGTTCACTATTTCCTGGTCTTGGTGTTAATGGGCTGGGTGGCAGTTGGGGATCCAGTTTGTTTGGATTTGGATCCCCAGAGTCTGATCAGGTGCAACAACAGCTGACTCAGAATCCTACCATGATGAGGGAAATAATGAACATGCCCGCTATTCAGAATGTAATCAATAACCCTGAGTTACTGCGAAACATGATCATGAACAATCCCCAAATGCGTGATATCATAGACAGGAATCCTGATGTTGCGCATGTAATTAATGACCCCAGCACTCTACGACAGACTATGGAAGCTGTTAGAAATCCTGAAATTATGAGAGAGATGATGCGGAACACTGACAGGGCTATGAGCAACATTGAATCTTCTCCAGAAGGATTTAACATGCTTAGGCGGATGTATGAAACTGTTCAGGAGCCATTTCTCAATGCGGCAACAATGGCAGGGGGTACAGGAACTGACTTGGGTTCTAACCCATTTGCA GCTAGGGATTCATCTCCAAACCCTTTGCCTACTGCTTCAGAAACAACAACTGGGTCTGCTGCACCAAATACTAACCCACTTCCAAATCCTTGGAGCAATGCTC GAGGTGCACAAACAACCAACTCAAGATCAATTCCTGCCAATGGACTTGGTTTATCAGAGTTGGAAAGGATTGCTGGTAGCATGGCAGATCCATCCGtcataaatcagattatgcaaAACCCAGCCATGACACACATGATGCAGAGCCTCCTCTCCAACCCTCAGTTCATGAATCAG ATCTTAGCGCTTGGTCCCCACCTCCGTAGCTTGGTTGAATCAAATACCCAAATGAGAGAAATCTTGCAAAATCCAGAATCTCTTCGCCAGCTTACTTATCCTGAGACACTGCAG CAACTTCTATTATTACAGCAAGCACTTTTGTCCCAGCTTGGTCAGCAACAGTCAAGCCA GGAACGTAACCAGGAAGGTGGTGGCGCAG GCACGCCAAACAGCACTGGGCTGGATTTTTTTATGAACATGTTTGGTGGACTTGGAGGGGCTGGCGATCTCGGTGTTCCCAATACCTCTGATG TGCCTCCAGAGCAGCTTTATGCAACCCAGTTGTCTCAGCTACAAGAAATGGGCTTCTATGACACCCAGGAGAACATCCGTGCCCTGAGTGCCACTGCTGGGAATGTGCATGCTGCAGTTGAGCGGCTCTTAAGGAATCTTGGTCGATAG
- the LOC105055213 gene encoding ubiquitin domain-containing protein DSK2a isoform X4 — translation MSADGDSLDAGGSALAAAAGGEGGATVHIRCSNGSKFSIQAVLDSTVGSFKAVLAEKCDVPAEQQRLIYKGRILKDDQTLASYGVDSDHTIHLVRGFASSTASGDPASRTPNSKSGVARGVGSNEGRGFGTAFGGSLFPGLGVNGLGGSWGSSLFGFGSPESDQVQQQLTQNPTMMREIMNMPAIQNVINNPELLRNMIMNNPQMRDIIDRNPDVAHVINDPSTLRQTMEAVRNPEIMREMMRNTDRAMSNIESSPEGFNMLRRMYETVQEPFLNAATMAGGTGTDLGSNPFAARDSSPNPLPTASETTTGSAAPNTNPLPNPWSNALISTGGAQTTNSRSIPANGLGLSELERIAGSMADPSVINQIMQNPAMTHMMQSLLSNPQFMNQILALGPHLRSLVESNTQMREILQNPESLRQLTYPETLQQLLLLQQALLSQLGQQQSSQERNQEGGGAGTPNSTGLDFFMNMFGGLGGAGDLGVPNTSDVPPEQLYATQLSQLQEMGFYDTQENIRALSATAGNVHAAVERLLRNLGR, via the exons ATGAGTGCCGACGGCGACTCCCTCGACGCGGGTGGCTCCGCTTTGGCCGCCGCTGCGGGTGGCGAGGGTGGGGCGACCGTCCACATCCGCTGCTCCAACGGGTCCAAGTTCTCCATCCAGGCTGTCCTCGACTCCACCGTGGGATCATTCAAGGCCGTTCTTGCCGAGAAGTGCGACGTGCCGGCGGAGCAGCAGCGGCTGATTTATAAAGGCCGGATCTTGAAGGACGACCAAACCTTAGCGAGCTACG GTGTCGACTCTGATCACACTATTCACTTGGTTCGTGGTTTTGCATCATCAACTGCATCTGGGGATCCAGCTTCAAGAACTCCAAACAGCAAGTCAGGTGTTGCAAGGGGTGTTGGTTCCAATGAGGGTAGGGGTTTTGGAACTGCTTTTGGAGGTTCACTATTTCCTGGTCTTGGTGTTAATGGGCTGGGTGGCAGTTGGGGATCCAGTTTGTTTGGATTTGGATCCCCAGAGTCTGATCAGGTGCAACAACAGCTGACTCAGAATCCTACCATGATGAGGGAAATAATGAACATGCCCGCTATTCAGAATGTAATCAATAACCCTGAGTTACTGCGAAACATGATCATGAACAATCCCCAAATGCGTGATATCATAGACAGGAATCCTGATGTTGCGCATGTAATTAATGACCCCAGCACTCTACGACAGACTATGGAAGCTGTTAGAAATCCTGAAATTATGAGAGAGATGATGCGGAACACTGACAGGGCTATGAGCAACATTGAATCTTCTCCAGAAGGATTTAACATGCTTAGGCGGATGTATGAAACTGTTCAGGAGCCATTTCTCAATGCGGCAACAATGGCAGGGGGTACAGGAACTGACTTGGGTTCTAACCCATTTGCA GCTAGGGATTCATCTCCAAACCCTTTGCCTACTGCTTCAGAAACAACAACTGGGTCTGCTGCACCAAATACTAACCCACTTCCAAATCCTTGGAGCAATGCTC TTATTTCAACAGGAGGTGCACAAACAACCAACTCAAGATCAATTCCTGCCAATGGACTTGGTTTATCAGAGTTGGAAAGGATTGCTGGTAGCATGGCAGATCCATCCGtcataaatcagattatgcaaAACCCAGCCATGACACACATGATGCAGAGCCTCCTCTCCAACCCTCAGTTCATGAATCAG ATCTTAGCGCTTGGTCCCCACCTCCGTAGCTTGGTTGAATCAAATACCCAAATGAGAGAAATCTTGCAAAATCCAGAATCTCTTCGCCAGCTTACTTATCCTGAGACACTGCAG CAACTTCTATTATTACAGCAAGCACTTTTGTCCCAGCTTGGTCAGCAACAGTCAAGCCA GGAACGTAACCAGGAAGGTGGTGGCGCAG GCACGCCAAACAGCACTGGGCTGGATTTTTTTATGAACATGTTTGGTGGACTTGGAGGGGCTGGCGATCTCGGTGTTCCCAATACCTCTGATG TGCCTCCAGAGCAGCTTTATGCAACCCAGTTGTCTCAGCTACAAGAAATGGGCTTCTATGACACCCAGGAGAACATCCGTGCCCTGAGTGCCACTGCTGGGAATGTGCATGCTGCAGTTGAGCGGCTCTTAAGGAATCTTGGTCGATAG
- the LOC105055213 gene encoding ubiquitin domain-containing protein DSK2a isoform X1, translated as MSADGDSLDAGGSALAAAAGGEGGATVHIRCSNGSKFSIQAVLDSTVGSFKAVLAEKCDVPAEQQRLIYKGRILKDDQTLASYGVDSDHTIHLVRGFASSTASGDPASRTPNSKSGVARGVGSNEGRGFGTAFGGSLFPGLGVNGLGGSWGSSLFGFGSPESDQVQQQLTQNPTMMREIMNMPAIQNVINNPELLRNMIMNNPQMRDIIDRNPDVAHVINDPSTLRQTMEAVRNPEIMREMMRNTDRAMSNIESSPEGFNMLRRMYETVQEPFLNAATMAGGTGTDLGSNPFAALLGNQGATQARDSSPNPLPTASETTTGSAAPNTNPLPNPWSNALISTGGAQTTNSRSIPANGLGLSELERIAGSMADPSVINQIMQNPAMTHMMQSLLSNPQFMNQILALGPHLRSLVESNTQMREILQNPESLRQLTYPETLQQLLLLQQALLSQLGQQQSSQERNQEGGGAGTPNSTGLDFFMNMFGGLGGAGDLGVPNTSDVPPEQLYATQLSQLQEMGFYDTQENIRALSATAGNVHAAVERLLRNLGR; from the exons ATGAGTGCCGACGGCGACTCCCTCGACGCGGGTGGCTCCGCTTTGGCCGCCGCTGCGGGTGGCGAGGGTGGGGCGACCGTCCACATCCGCTGCTCCAACGGGTCCAAGTTCTCCATCCAGGCTGTCCTCGACTCCACCGTGGGATCATTCAAGGCCGTTCTTGCCGAGAAGTGCGACGTGCCGGCGGAGCAGCAGCGGCTGATTTATAAAGGCCGGATCTTGAAGGACGACCAAACCTTAGCGAGCTACG GTGTCGACTCTGATCACACTATTCACTTGGTTCGTGGTTTTGCATCATCAACTGCATCTGGGGATCCAGCTTCAAGAACTCCAAACAGCAAGTCAGGTGTTGCAAGGGGTGTTGGTTCCAATGAGGGTAGGGGTTTTGGAACTGCTTTTGGAGGTTCACTATTTCCTGGTCTTGGTGTTAATGGGCTGGGTGGCAGTTGGGGATCCAGTTTGTTTGGATTTGGATCCCCAGAGTCTGATCAGGTGCAACAACAGCTGACTCAGAATCCTACCATGATGAGGGAAATAATGAACATGCCCGCTATTCAGAATGTAATCAATAACCCTGAGTTACTGCGAAACATGATCATGAACAATCCCCAAATGCGTGATATCATAGACAGGAATCCTGATGTTGCGCATGTAATTAATGACCCCAGCACTCTACGACAGACTATGGAAGCTGTTAGAAATCCTGAAATTATGAGAGAGATGATGCGGAACACTGACAGGGCTATGAGCAACATTGAATCTTCTCCAGAAGGATTTAACATGCTTAGGCGGATGTATGAAACTGTTCAGGAGCCATTTCTCAATGCGGCAACAATGGCAGGGGGTACAGGAACTGACTTGGGTTCTAACCCATTTGCAGCCCTGCTTGGAAATCAAGGTGCTACACAGGCTAGGGATTCATCTCCAAACCCTTTGCCTACTGCTTCAGAAACAACAACTGGGTCTGCTGCACCAAATACTAACCCACTTCCAAATCCTTGGAGCAATGCTC TTATTTCAACAGGAGGTGCACAAACAACCAACTCAAGATCAATTCCTGCCAATGGACTTGGTTTATCAGAGTTGGAAAGGATTGCTGGTAGCATGGCAGATCCATCCGtcataaatcagattatgcaaAACCCAGCCATGACACACATGATGCAGAGCCTCCTCTCCAACCCTCAGTTCATGAATCAG ATCTTAGCGCTTGGTCCCCACCTCCGTAGCTTGGTTGAATCAAATACCCAAATGAGAGAAATCTTGCAAAATCCAGAATCTCTTCGCCAGCTTACTTATCCTGAGACACTGCAG CAACTTCTATTATTACAGCAAGCACTTTTGTCCCAGCTTGGTCAGCAACAGTCAAGCCA GGAACGTAACCAGGAAGGTGGTGGCGCAG GCACGCCAAACAGCACTGGGCTGGATTTTTTTATGAACATGTTTGGTGGACTTGGAGGGGCTGGCGATCTCGGTGTTCCCAATACCTCTGATG TGCCTCCAGAGCAGCTTTATGCAACCCAGTTGTCTCAGCTACAAGAAATGGGCTTCTATGACACCCAGGAGAACATCCGTGCCCTGAGTGCCACTGCTGGGAATGTGCATGCTGCAGTTGAGCGGCTCTTAAGGAATCTTGGTCGATAG